The region CGAACATTTCAAACCTAGGGAATTCTTGGCAGTTTTCTCACCTATCGCAAAGGCTAGGTTGGCGAGGTTTCCCTAGTGTAATCAGGTTCACGTTCAGGAGCACAATTGCTTCAACACCATTGGGATGGCTATGCTAACCATCCCGCTCTATCTCTACTCTCTAGGCTTTGCTGAAGCCAAGTCCGTGCTCTTCGGCATACCGTTCCATAAAGCGCATAAATCGATCCCACTCTTGGGCAGACCGCATGACGTAAGTAGCCTCGATCGCCCAAGGTTCACCATCCACGAACTTAGCATTGACTTCGCGAGTTACCAATTCACCCTCGTCATCCACTAGGTACATACCAGTTACGTTTTGGGTATTGCCATCTGCTAAAATCTGAGGCTTCTCGAAGCGAAATACAGCCTTGCCGTTGCTACCATCCTTGG is a window of Cyanobacteriota bacterium DNA encoding:
- the psb28 gene encoding photosystem II reaction center protein Psb28, with amino-acid sequence MARIEFSRGIAEDVVPNVRLTRAKDGSNGKAVFRFEKPQILADGNTQNVTGMYLVDDEGELVTREVNAKFVDGEPWAIEATYVMRSAQEWDRFMRFMERYAEEHGLGFSKA